The following coding sequences are from one Arcobacter nitrofigilis DSM 7299 window:
- a CDS encoding DegT/DnrJ/EryC1/StrS family aminotransferase, which produces MNYELAYSTFDENEKKAMYDVIESDMFTMGKNVKQFENEFAEFFGKEYAVMVNSGSSANLVGVAALFFKKEMPLQKGDEVIVPCVSWATTYYPLHQYGLKLKFVDIELETLNYDIEELKKAITPNTKMIVTVSVLGNPNYFDEIEKLCKENNIILFDDNCESMGAKYNGKYTGTSGLVNTYSTFFSHHISTMEGGLILTDDFEIYSLCKSLRNHGWTRDQDKNSPIYDKKGDDFFEAYRFILPGYNVRPGELQGAIGLQQIKKLPDMLIQRRKNATYFQSKFQDDKRFIIQKEVGESSWFAFTLIINPKSDLKRDDVFNALKKAEIGYRIITGGNFLEHDVIKYFDYEVTKSENASYAHNYGLFVGNAPQDMTKEIDLLVDSLKDL; this is translated from the coding sequence ATGAATTATGAATTAGCTTATTCAACATTTGATGAGAATGAAAAAAAAGCAATGTATGACGTGATAGAAAGTGACATGTTTACAATGGGTAAAAATGTAAAACAATTTGAAAATGAATTTGCAGAATTTTTTGGAAAAGAATATGCTGTGATGGTAAATTCAGGAAGTTCTGCTAATTTGGTAGGAGTAGCTGCATTATTTTTTAAAAAAGAGATGCCTTTACAAAAAGGAGATGAAGTAATAGTACCTTGTGTATCTTGGGCTACTACCTATTACCCTTTACACCAATATGGATTGAAATTAAAATTTGTTGATATTGAACTTGAAACTTTAAATTATGATATTGAAGAATTAAAAAAAGCAATTACGCCAAATACAAAAATGATTGTAACAGTTTCAGTATTAGGAAATCCAAATTACTTTGATGAAATAGAAAAACTATGTAAAGAAAATAATATTATATTATTTGATGATAACTGTGAATCAATGGGAGCTAAATATAATGGTAAGTATACAGGAACAAGTGGATTAGTAAATACATATTCTACATTCTTCTCTCATCATATTTCTACAATGGAAGGTGGACTTATATTAACAGATGACTTTGAGATTTATTCTTTGTGTAAATCACTTAGAAATCATGGTTGGACAAGAGACCAAGATAAGAATAGTCCAATTTATGATAAAAAAGGTGACGATTTTTTTGAAGCATATAGATTTATACTTCCTGGTTATAATGTAAGACCAGGTGAATTACAAGGAGCAATTGGTTTACAACAAATTAAAAAGCTTCCAGATATGCTTATTCAAAGAAGAAAGAATGCAACATACTTTCAAAGTAAATTTCAAGATGATAAAAGATTTATTATCCAAAAAGAAGTAGGAGAGAGTAGCTGGTTTGCATTTACCTTAATTATAAATCCCAAAAGTGACCTCAAAAGAGATGATGTGTTTAATGCACTGAAAAAAGCAGAAATAGGTTATAGAATAATTACAGGTGGAAACTTTTTAGAACATGATGTAATTAAATATTTTGATTATGAAGTAACAAAATCTGAAAATGCAAGTTATGCACATAATTATGGTCTTTTTGTAGGGAATGCTCCTCAAGACATGACTAAAGAAATAGATTTATTAGTTGATAGTTTAAAAGATTTATAA
- a CDS encoding NAD-dependent epimerase/dehydratase family protein, producing MSLRILVTGGAGYLGSILIPELLKAGHKVTVLDTFIFGQNSLADVCYLENFNVVRGDTRDEVLLKELTKDKDIVIPLAALVGAPLCNRDMIGTVTINRDAIKTLSEVLSPSQKILMPVTNSGYGIGQDGVYCTEETPLNPISTYGKTKVEAEEIILQRENSISFRLATVFGMSPRMRLDLLVNDFTYRAVNDGFIVIFEGHFKRNYVHIRDVARAFLHGIENFDKMKGEAYNVGLSDANLSKLELCAKIKEYVPNFTIMEAQIGKDPDQRNYIVSNEKIEATGFKPIYNLDAGIKELIKGYTIIKNSKFSNV from the coding sequence ATGAGTTTAAGAATATTAGTAACAGGTGGAGCAGGATATCTAGGTTCAATATTGATACCAGAATTATTAAAGGCTGGACATAAAGTAACAGTATTAGATACATTTATATTTGGACAAAATTCACTTGCAGATGTATGTTATCTTGAGAATTTCAATGTAGTAAGAGGTGATACAAGAGATGAAGTACTTTTAAAAGAGTTAACAAAAGACAAAGACATAGTTATACCTCTAGCAGCATTGGTAGGGGCTCCATTGTGTAATAGAGATATGATTGGTACAGTTACAATAAATAGAGATGCAATAAAAACATTATCAGAAGTATTATCTCCTAGTCAAAAAATATTAATGCCAGTTACAAATAGTGGTTATGGGATAGGTCAAGATGGTGTGTATTGTACAGAAGAGACACCTTTAAACCCAATATCTACTTATGGAAAGACTAAAGTTGAAGCAGAAGAGATTATTCTTCAAAGAGAAAACTCAATTAGCTTTAGACTAGCAACAGTATTTGGGATGAGTCCAAGAATGAGACTTGATTTATTAGTTAATGATTTTACATATAGAGCTGTAAATGATGGTTTTATAGTTATTTTTGAAGGACATTTTAAAAGAAATTATGTTCATATTAGAGATGTTGCACGTGCGTTTCTTCATGGTATTGAGAATTTTGATAAAATGAAAGGTGAAGCATATAATGTTGGTCTTTCTGATGCAAATTTGTCAAAATTAGAATTATGTGCAAAAATTAAAGAATATGTACCAAACTTTACAATCATGGAAGCCCAAATAGGTAAAGACCCAGATCAAAGAAATTATATTGTTTCAAATGAGAAAATTGAAGCAACAGGGTTTAAACCAATTTATAATTTAGATGCAGGGATTAAAGAACTTATAAAAGGATATACTATTATAAAGAATAGTAAATTTAGTAATGTTTAA
- a CDS encoding GDP-L-fucose synthase family protein, with protein sequence MFNKNSKIYIAGHTGLLGSAILNILTKDNYTNIITKTHKELELTDKLSVEKFFEENKIDYVFLCAGKVGGIIGNKTNPATYLHENLLIQDNIFEMANKYAVKNVIFYGSSCTYPKVCPQPMKEEYWLTGAIEETSMGYAAAKIAGIIGCKSYNTQYNTNRFICVIPNSIYGPNDNFDLENSHVFSALIKKIDTAKQENQESLTLWGSGNPRREFIFSEDVANASIFLMQNSNKLENSHYNLGSGIDYSIKELAEVISNVVGYKGSIKWDIEKPDGTMQKLLDSSKFLKLGWKPKITFEEGLEKTYKWYKGNYA encoded by the coding sequence ATGTTTAATAAAAATTCTAAAATTTATATAGCGGGGCATACAGGATTATTAGGTTCTGCTATATTAAATATATTAACAAAAGATAATTATACGAATATAATAACTAAAACCCATAAAGAATTAGAATTAACAGATAAATTATCAGTAGAAAAATTTTTTGAAGAAAATAAGATTGATTATGTATTTCTTTGTGCAGGAAAAGTAGGTGGAATAATTGGTAATAAAACAAATCCTGCAACTTATTTACATGAAAATTTATTAATTCAAGATAATATATTTGAAATGGCAAATAAATATGCTGTGAAAAATGTAATTTTTTATGGTTCTTCTTGTACTTATCCAAAAGTTTGTCCACAACCTATGAAAGAAGAGTATTGGCTAACAGGAGCAATAGAAGAGACAAGTATGGGATATGCAGCAGCAAAAATAGCAGGAATTATTGGATGTAAATCTTATAATACTCAATACAATACAAATCGATTTATCTGTGTTATTCCAAACTCAATATATGGACCTAATGATAACTTTGATTTAGAAAACTCTCATGTATTCTCAGCGCTTATTAAAAAAATAGATACAGCAAAGCAAGAAAATCAAGAAAGCTTAACTTTATGGGGGAGTGGAAATCCAAGACGAGAATTTATATTTAGTGAAGATGTTGCAAATGCTTCAATATTTTTAATGCAAAATTCTAATAAATTAGAGAATAGTCATTATAACTTAGGTTCAGGAATAGATTATTCTATAAAAGAATTAGCAGAAGTAATTTCAAATGTTGTAGGATATAAAGGTAGTATAAAATGGGATATAGAAAAACCAGATGGTACAATGCAAAAACTATTAGATAGTAGTAAATTTTTGAAACTTGGATGGAAACCTAAAATAACATTTGAAGAGGGATTAGAAAAAACTTATAAATGGTATAAGGGAAATTATGCATAA
- a CDS encoding transketolase, with the protein MHNLNLLKEKSKFIRVETLKIHKLAPETRVASSLSPIEIFVSLYYGNILKYNPKDPRDENRDRFIISKGHGSISMYPLLADIGFFDKNELNNVCKDGSFLGGIPDPIIPGYETVNGSLGHGLGVGSGIAVALKTKQKEENVVVLTGDGELNEGSNWEAIMFAPQQKLDNFTLIVDYNKVSMLDFSKNIINLNSLNAKFEAFNWKVYEVLDGHNIEEVYNTLNEAINNRDNKPKVVIVNTIKGKGVPFLETHALSHILSVKTEDIDTLIEEIENGN; encoded by the coding sequence ATGCATAATTTAAATTTATTAAAAGAGAAATCAAAGTTTATAAGAGTAGAAACTCTAAAAATACATAAGTTAGCTCCAGAGACAAGAGTTGCATCTTCTTTATCTCCTATAGAGATTTTTGTATCCCTATATTATGGAAACATATTAAAATATAATCCAAAAGACCCAAGAGATGAGAATAGAGATAGATTTATTATTTCAAAAGGTCATGGGTCTATTTCAATGTATCCACTTTTAGCAGATATCGGTTTCTTTGATAAAAATGAATTAAATAATGTTTGTAAAGATGGTTCTTTTTTAGGAGGTATTCCAGATCCTATAATTCCTGGATATGAGACAGTAAATGGTTCTCTTGGGCATGGATTAGGGGTAGGTTCAGGGATAGCTGTTGCATTAAAAACAAAACAAAAAGAAGAAAATGTTGTCGTGTTAACAGGAGATGGAGAATTAAATGAAGGTTCAAATTGGGAAGCAATAATGTTTGCTCCACAACAAAAACTTGATAATTTTACATTAATAGTTGATTACAATAAAGTATCGATGCTTGATTTTAGTAAAAATATTATTAATTTAAATTCATTAAATGCTAAATTTGAAGCATTTAATTGGAAAGTCTATGAAGTACTAGATGGACATAATATAGAAGAAGTATATAATACGTTAAATGAAGCAATAAACAATAGAGATAATAAACCAAAAGTTGTAATAGTAAATACTATAAAAGGAAAAGGAGTTCCTTTTTTAGAAACTCATGCATTAAGTCATATACTATCAGTAAAAACTGAAGATATTGATACTCTAATTGAGGAGATAGAAAATGGAAATTAA
- a CDS encoding transketolase family protein — translation MEIKAMRDVFLLSLYEEMAEDTTIFFVTADFGSPILDKIRADYPERFMNVGIAEQNLINVSVGLALEGFTVYAYAIAPFITMRCYEQIRVNISVLSQVREMNINIIGVGAGVSYAMSGPTHHCLEDLSIMNTLPNIEIFSPADYITAQAYAKRTLTIKKPKYIRFDAKPMASLAEKIDDISQGFRVLQKGKKVAIISTGYMSQKAMNIVKEFDITLIDLYLINNYNKTALIDSLKDIDTIITIEEGFKGVGGLGTTINTDFADKKMINLGFDKKYTFEIGSREFVHQENGIGESDIIDVIKRAI, via the coding sequence ATGGAAATTAAGGCTATGAGAGATGTTTTTTTACTCTCTCTTTATGAAGAAATGGCAGAAGACACTACTATATTTTTTGTAACAGCTGACTTTGGTTCACCTATTTTAGATAAAATTAGAGCTGATTACCCAGAAAGATTTATGAATGTGGGAATTGCAGAACAAAACTTAATAAATGTTTCTGTTGGATTAGCATTAGAAGGATTTACTGTATATGCTTATGCAATAGCTCCTTTTATTACGATGAGATGTTATGAACAAATTAGAGTGAATATTTCAGTATTATCCCAAGTAAGAGAAATGAATATTAATATTATAGGTGTAGGTGCTGGAGTTAGTTATGCTATGAGTGGACCTACACATCATTGTTTAGAAGATTTATCTATTATGAATACTTTACCTAACATAGAGATTTTTTCTCCTGCTGATTATATTACAGCACAAGCATATGCTAAAAGAACCTTAACAATAAAGAAACCTAAATATATAAGATTTGATGCTAAACCAATGGCTTCATTAGCAGAGAAGATTGATGATATTAGTCAAGGATTTAGAGTCTTACAAAAAGGTAAGAAGGTAGCTATTATATCAACTGGATATATGAGTCAAAAAGCTATGAATATAGTGAAAGAATTTGATATTACACTTATAGATTTATACTTAATAAATAATTATAATAAAACTGCATTAATAGACTCTTTAAAAGATATAGACACGATTATTACAATAGAAGAAGGTTTTAAAGGTGTTGGTGGATTAGGAACTACGATAAATACCGACTTTGCAGATAAAAAAATGATTAATTTAGGATTTGATAAAAAATATACATTTGAAATTGGTTCTAGAGAGTTTGTTCATCAAGAGAATGGTATTGGTGAATCTGATATTATTGATGTAATTAAGAGAGCCATTTAG
- a CDS encoding TSUP family transporter, with product MDIILVVILTSIIQSLFGVGVLLFGTPLLLLFDYPFSEILLILLPISALINLLQIIKYHHEIDTNVYKNILFLTIPFIILSLIFISKNNVNINLIIGLFLIIIALKEHIKTIEILLNQILNFNKIFYITMGIIHGITNLGGALLTAKIFSLNANKYKKRTTSAISYMTFAIFQIITIIFLGVDYKFHNLLYVCIGIITYLIINKFLFNKIPESNYTKLFSIFLLASGILLLTKENIW from the coding sequence TTGGATATTATATTAGTTGTAATATTAACATCAATAATACAATCATTATTTGGTGTAGGAGTACTACTTTTTGGAACACCTCTTTTACTACTTTTTGATTATCCATTTAGTGAAATACTATTAATTCTATTACCTATATCAGCTCTAATAAATCTTTTACAAATTATAAAATATCACCATGAAATAGACACTAATGTATATAAAAATATACTTTTTTTAACTATTCCCTTTATTATTTTATCTTTAATATTTATATCAAAGAATAATGTCAACATTAATTTAATAATAGGCTTATTCTTAATTATAATTGCACTAAAAGAGCATATTAAAACAATTGAAATTCTATTAAATCAAATACTTAATTTTAATAAAATATTCTATATTACAATGGGAATAATACATGGTATAACAAATCTTGGAGGAGCATTATTAACAGCAAAAATTTTTAGTTTAAATGCAAATAAGTATAAAAAAAGAACCACTAGTGCAATATCATATATGACATTTGCTATCTTTCAAATAATTACAATTATATTTTTAGGAGTTGACTATAAATTTCATAATCTATTATATGTTTGTATTGGAATAATTACATATCTAATAATAAATAAATTTTTGTTCAATAAAATTCCTGAAAGTAATTATACTAAACTATTCTCAATATTTTTATTAGCTTCTGGAATATTGTTACTTACAAAAGAAAATATATGGTAA
- the cysC gene encoding adenylyl-sulfate kinase, producing MVIWLIGISGAGKTTLGNKIHNYYKEKNIKSFILDGDLIRNFYDNDLGFSKEDRIANIKRIMLSAYVLEQNGIIPIVCNISPFESLRDFARNKFNNYKEIYLKKDLDLAKEKDIKGVYKEHLEKTSLVGIDIIFEKPLHNNLIIEVDKENINTSYNKIIDYLEQN from the coding sequence ATGGTAATTTGGTTAATAGGTATTTCAGGAGCAGGCAAGACTACCCTCGGTAATAAAATACATAATTATTATAAAGAAAAAAATATAAAGTCTTTTATCTTAGATGGTGACTTAATAAGAAACTTTTATGATAATGATTTGGGCTTTTCAAAAGAAGATAGAATAGCAAATATCAAAAGAATTATGCTATCTGCATATGTTTTAGAGCAAAATGGTATTATCCCTATTGTTTGTAATATATCACCTTTTGAATCCTTAAGAGATTTTGCTAGAAATAAATTTAATAACTATAAGGAAATTTATTTAAAAAAAGATTTAGATTTAGCAAAAGAAAAGGACATTAAAGGTGTATATAAAGAACATTTAGAAAAAACATCTTTAGTAGGTATTGATATAATATTTGAAAAACCTCTACATAACAATCTTATTATAGAAGTTGATAAAGAAAATATTAATACCTCATATAATAAAATAATTGACTATTTGGAGCAAAATTAA
- the sat gene encoding sulfate adenylyltransferase, with the protein MNISYELNQELLQDYINIANGLFYPLEGFMNSSDYHSVVDNMTLANGEVWTIPICLDIDYDTYMKVVDSEKLNLTYNHKLIGYILIDDCYMIKNDEVIIKIFGTKDINHPGVKKELLKHKYRIGGKIIVKDETILADNLKPKEIKSYFKNKGWNTIAGFQTRNPIHKAHEHLQRVALEVCDALFINPLVGWKKKGDFSEEAVLTGYKTMIEEYYTGLNIYFDTLKTPMRYAGPKEAIFHAIIRRNLGCTHFIIGRDHAGVGDYYGRYEAQELARYLQSKYNLGIELLLLSEPYYCKKCSQIVSDHTCKHTKDFIQKISGTQIRNMLAKGKRPSEIFMRKEIADSIIQLKENIFIKG; encoded by the coding sequence ATGAATATAAGTTATGAATTAAATCAAGAATTATTACAAGATTACATAAACATTGCAAATGGATTATTTTATCCATTAGAAGGATTTATGAATTCTTCAGATTATCATAGTGTAGTTGATAATATGACTCTTGCAAATGGAGAAGTATGGACTATACCAATTTGCCTAGATATAGATTATGATACATATATGAAAGTTGTAGACAGTGAAAAATTAAATTTGACATATAACCATAAACTTATAGGATACATACTTATTGATGACTGTTATATGATAAAAAATGATGAAGTAATAATAAAAATATTTGGAACTAAAGATATAAATCATCCTGGAGTGAAGAAAGAATTATTAAAGCACAAATATAGAATTGGTGGAAAAATTATTGTTAAAGATGAAACAATATTAGCAGATAATCTAAAACCAAAAGAAATAAAATCATATTTTAAAAATAAAGGCTGGAATACAATTGCTGGATTTCAAACAAGAAATCCAATTCATAAGGCACATGAACATTTGCAAAGAGTTGCTTTAGAAGTTTGTGATGCATTATTTATAAATCCATTAGTAGGATGGAAAAAAAAAGGTGATTTTAGTGAAGAAGCTGTTCTTACAGGTTATAAAACAATGATAGAAGAATATTATACAGGTTTAAATATATATTTTGATACATTAAAAACCCCCATGAGATATGCTGGTCCAAAGGAAGCTATCTTTCATGCAATTATACGAAGAAACCTAGGATGTACACATTTTATAATAGGAAGAGATCATGCAGGAGTTGGAGATTATTATGGGAGATATGAAGCTCAAGAATTAGCAAGATATCTTCAATCAAAATATAATCTAGGAATAGAATTATTACTTTTGAGTGAACCATATTATTGTAAAAAATGTTCTCAAATTGTATCAGATCATACATGTAAACATACAAAAGACTTTATTCAAAAAATAAGTGGTACACAAATACGAAATATGTTAGCCAAGGGTAAAAGGCCCAGTGAAATATTCATGAGAAAAGAAATTGCAGATAGTATTATTCAATTAAAAGAAAATATATTTATTAAAGGATAA
- a CDS encoding pyruvate kinase, whose protein sequence is MKKIIATVGPSLLYTTPIKEIHTEQNIYRINGAHGTIEELEKYILEIKSQIKDANILMDLPGNKVRTSGFENGYIDIKENEEFNLSFKQMNYTNFYFHLKIGDTVWANDSIFKFTVQDIDKKNEKISFLSHSTGKLLNNKGMHVRGIHENIPFLFEKDKLLIELANKHNLSYIGLSFVRTKKDIEEAQKLINKDCIIISKVETIAAVNNLVDILSIVDYILIDRGDLSTEVGLNKIPSYQKYIIDKALFYSKKVFLATQFLKSMEHNPIPTIPEVIDMYNTLKSGIYGIQMSEETAVGKYPKNCLDTISGLMEEINNERMA, encoded by the coding sequence ATGAAAAAAATTATTGCAACTGTAGGACCAAGCCTTTTATACACCACTCCCATAAAAGAAATACATACGGAACAAAATATTTATAGAATAAATGGTGCACATGGTACTATCGAGGAGTTAGAAAAATATATTCTAGAGATTAAATCTCAAATAAAAGATGCAAATATACTTATGGATTTACCTGGGAATAAAGTAAGAACGTCAGGATTTGAAAATGGATATATTGATATTAAAGAAAATGAAGAATTTAACTTATCTTTTAAACAAATGAACTATACTAATTTTTATTTTCATTTAAAAATAGGTGATACAGTATGGGCAAATGACTCTATTTTTAAATTTACAGTCCAAGATATTGATAAAAAAAATGAAAAAATAAGTTTTTTATCCCATTCAACAGGAAAATTATTAAACAATAAAGGTATGCATGTAAGAGGGATACATGAAAACATACCCTTTTTATTTGAAAAAGACAAACTACTAATAGAACTAGCAAATAAACATAACTTATCATATATAGGTCTATCTTTTGTTAGAACTAAAAAGGATATAGAAGAAGCACAAAAATTAATTAATAAAGACTGTATAATTATTTCAAAAGTTGAAACTATAGCAGCTGTTAATAATCTTGTTGATATTTTAAGTATTGTAGACTATATATTAATAGACAGAGGAGATTTATCTACTGAAGTGGGTTTAAATAAAATTCCATCATATCAAAAATATATAATTGATAAAGCTTTATTTTATAGTAAAAAAGTTTTTCTAGCAACTCAGTTTTTAAAATCTATGGAACATAATCCCATTCCAACTATCCCAGAAGTAATAGATATGTATAACACGTTAAAAAGTGGTATCTATGGAATACAAATGTCAGAAGAAACAGCTGTTGGGAAATATCCAAAGAACTGTTTAGATACAATCTCTGGATTAATGGAAGAGATAAATAATGAAAGAATGGCATGA